In one Thermococcus sp. 2319x1 genomic region, the following are encoded:
- the csa3 gene encoding CRISPR-associated CARF protein Csa3, with translation MLVVFPVGFDEKFIVRALVRKRKNVNGLETGDRLLAIVPEGYQKDQRTVNAISSIKNIASPIIGEERFVILEVPPNGEEIVVRIAQAIRENLTNDRLVLAVLSGGMRPLIVSTLLALLSVQDVRVIVESDFENLSGHISLELGSFLAPSNRRWVRIICGLLEDKSVRKISEELGVSPATISNELKEMAKYHLVKAEKPDGRAPKYRATKAGELYLKVKGEECHEV, from the coding sequence TTGCTGGTTGTCTTTCCAGTGGGCTTCGATGAAAAGTTTATTGTCCGGGCACTGGTGAGAAAGAGAAAGAACGTCAATGGACTCGAAACCGGGGACAGACTATTGGCAATCGTTCCAGAAGGCTACCAAAAGGATCAAAGAACTGTCAACGCAATAAGTTCAATAAAAAACATAGCCTCGCCAATAATCGGAGAAGAGCGTTTTGTGATTTTAGAGGTCCCTCCTAACGGCGAAGAGATAGTAGTTAGAATAGCCCAGGCCATAAGAGAAAATCTCACAAATGACCGCCTCGTTCTGGCAGTTCTCTCTGGAGGTATGAGACCGCTTATCGTATCAACTTTGCTGGCACTTTTGAGCGTTCAGGATGTTCGGGTTATAGTGGAAAGTGACTTTGAGAACCTTTCAGGGCATATTTCCTTGGAATTAGGATCGTTTTTAGCTCCCTCAAACAGAAGGTGGGTAAGAATAATCTGCGGCCTCCTTGAGGATAAGAGTGTAAGAAAAATATCCGAGGAGCTTGGGGTGTCTCCAGCGACAATAAGCAATGAGCTTAAGGAAATGGCAAAATACCACCTTGTTAAGGCTGAAAAGCCCGATGGGAGGGCACCCAAGTACAGAGCAACCAAAGCTGGAGAGTTATACCTAAAGGTCAAAGGGGAAGAGTGTCATGAGGTTTAG
- the cas3 gene encoding CRISPR-associated helicase Cas3', translating to MRAYTEAVERLAEVKGFRPEKRPLLEEAFDFLTSSSKPFLILNAPTGYGKTLLSFALALHSLNDASLFDRVIHVLPMRSIIEDIQRTAEEAFGFSRTKMMGSSGEFMHLFPLNVTTADTFTWDLLKLNTKKKHSVKAGKEFGYDYLTQASILTSLVIFDEAHFLLEDESLATAFDTVVDFLTSQGVPVAVMTATLPRGHVKFFERYAMKNGYDFKVLSPDEDDPFVRRELEKDITIEFGKGDPLSFVEPGKRNAVIVNTVERAVELYNRAISDTRFGFERERVILIHGRMTPSHKRSIITRLQRLKNEDFLLIGTQAVEAGVDFSADVMITDRAPINSLLQRFGRLARHAGDEAGKAMVMEDAPVGPYQPEKVEGTLTRIKERDIHPRVPSTYEELVTEVHGPQASSVKKLVNQMLKGKLLQLMSDPSKRASHVLGEVERLVAKGTPIMRGFLVPLSVGSEVVLVSPKKLFELHSLGLVKVRGVVSELQELGDAYLVARAIALGDDVEVIYTGDYDGERGIV from the coding sequence ATGAGAGCCTACACGGAAGCCGTCGAAAGGCTCGCGGAGGTAAAGGGTTTTAGGCCAGAGAAAAGACCCCTCCTCGAGGAGGCGTTTGATTTTTTAACATCCTCCTCCAAGCCTTTTCTCATCCTCAACGCTCCAACCGGCTATGGCAAAACGCTCCTGAGCTTTGCCCTTGCCCTGCACTCGCTGAATGACGCTTCCCTATTTGACAGGGTCATTCACGTCCTTCCCATGAGGTCAATCATAGAGGACATCCAGCGAACGGCAGAGGAGGCGTTTGGGTTCTCGAGAACCAAGATGATGGGGTCGAGTGGAGAGTTCATGCACCTTTTTCCCCTCAACGTGACTACCGCCGATACCTTTACGTGGGATTTGCTAAAGCTCAACACCAAGAAGAAGCACAGCGTGAAGGCGGGAAAGGAGTTTGGCTACGATTACCTGACCCAGGCTTCAATCCTCACATCACTCGTCATCTTTGATGAAGCCCACTTTCTCCTTGAGGACGAGTCTCTGGCAACAGCCTTTGACACCGTGGTTGATTTCCTGACATCCCAGGGAGTCCCCGTTGCGGTGATGACCGCTACACTCCCCCGCGGCCACGTCAAGTTCTTCGAGCGGTACGCGATGAAAAACGGATACGATTTCAAAGTCCTCTCACCCGATGAGGATGACCCCTTCGTGAGGAGGGAGCTTGAAAAGGACATCACGATCGAATTCGGGAAGGGAGACCCGCTGAGCTTCGTTGAACCCGGAAAGAGAAACGCCGTCATAGTGAACACCGTGGAGCGGGCCGTCGAACTGTACAACAGGGCTATCTCAGACACCCGCTTTGGATTTGAGCGCGAGAGGGTAATCCTAATCCACGGAAGAATGACTCCAAGCCACAAGAGGAGCATCATTACCCGTCTCCAGAGGCTAAAAAATGAGGATTTTCTTCTAATAGGGACGCAGGCGGTTGAAGCGGGAGTAGATTTCTCGGCAGATGTTATGATAACTGACAGGGCGCCCATTAATTCCCTCCTTCAGAGATTTGGAAGGCTCGCCCGCCACGCTGGAGATGAAGCCGGCAAAGCAATGGTGATGGAGGATGCTCCAGTAGGTCCCTACCAGCCAGAAAAAGTGGAGGGAACATTGACCCGGATCAAGGAGCGCGATATTCACCCGCGCGTTCCTTCAACGTATGAGGAGCTTGTGACAGAAGTTCACGGGCCCCAGGCCAGTTCCGTTAAAAAGCTCGTTAATCAAATGCTGAAGGGAAAACTTCTCCAACTCATGAGTGACCCGTCCAAGAGGGCCTCCCATGTTCTCGGAGAAGTTGAACGGCTTGTGGCCAAAGGCACTCCAATCATGAGGGGCTTTCTTGTTCCACTCTCGGTCGGAAGCGAGGTGGTGCTCGTAAGCCCGAAGAAGCTCTTTGAGCTTCACTCCCTAGGACTCGTCAAGGTAAGGGGTGTTGTATCTGAACTCCAAGAACTTGGAGACGCCTACCTTGTTGCGAGGGCAATTGCACTAGGTGACGACGTCGAGGTAATTTACACGGGGGATTACGACGGGGAGCGTGGTATCGTATGA
- the cas2 gene encoding CRISPR-associated endonuclease Cas2 has product MYVVVVYDVAVERVNKVKKFLRQYLHWVQNSVFEGEITLAEFERIKAGLKDIVDENEDSVVIYKLRSMPKRETIGVEKNPIEDII; this is encoded by the coding sequence ATGTATGTGGTTGTCGTCTATGACGTTGCTGTTGAGAGGGTCAATAAAGTTAAGAAGTTCCTTAGGCAGTACCTTCACTGGGTTCAGAACAGCGTCTTCGAAGGGGAGATAACGCTGGCCGAATTTGAGCGCATTAAGGCCGGTCTCAAAGACATCGTTGATGAAAATGAGGACTCTGTAGTCATTTACAAGCTCCGCTCAATGCCGAAAAGAGAAACAATAGGGGTGGAGAAGAACCCGATAGAGGATATTATCTGA
- a CDS encoding beta-ribofuranosylaminobenzene 5'-phosphate synthase family protein yields MLIETPKRLHLGLVDPSGSLGRRFGSLGVALEGGYRIRVMPHDKLEIRASEEDTKTIRHAVDRMNQKFTTGFNYLIEVEKAIPRHIGLGSTTQLTLAVGLGIARLNSIRIEIEELASLLGRGKNSGAGVYVFKYGGLVIDGGVKDKFPPLIIREEFPEEWGFLLIIPETKRGFDEEEEKPIMQSVKGESSVAEKISHRVLLGLLPALKERNIEDFGKHLSEIQKLVGKHFEEYQGGEFREDVKLITEFLSENAYGYGQSSWGPTVYGLIKRGEYGSIKAKAHDFLKEHGIKAELELGIPRNRGATTVEENTYILRLINKVAQK; encoded by the coding sequence ATGTTAATCGAGACACCGAAGAGGTTGCACCTGGGTCTGGTAGATCCTTCCGGATCATTGGGAAGGAGATTCGGATCACTTGGAGTTGCCCTTGAGGGAGGGTACAGAATAAGGGTAATGCCCCACGATAAGCTTGAAATAAGGGCAAGTGAAGAGGACACCAAAACAATACGCCATGCTGTCGATAGAATGAATCAGAAATTTACAACGGGATTTAACTACCTCATTGAGGTTGAGAAAGCCATCCCAAGGCACATCGGCTTGGGCTCCACTACCCAGCTAACGCTTGCTGTAGGATTGGGAATAGCAAGGCTTAACTCCATTAGGATTGAAATAGAGGAACTTGCCTCCCTGCTTGGGAGGGGAAAGAACTCGGGTGCAGGGGTTTATGTCTTTAAATACGGCGGCCTCGTGATAGATGGGGGAGTTAAGGATAAATTTCCGCCTCTGATCATAAGGGAGGAGTTTCCGGAGGAGTGGGGATTTCTCTTAATAATCCCGGAAACAAAGAGGGGCTTTGACGAGGAGGAGGAAAAACCAATAATGCAGAGCGTGAAAGGGGAAAGCAGCGTAGCGGAGAAAATCTCCCACAGAGTTCTTCTGGGATTGCTGCCGGCGTTGAAGGAGAGAAACATCGAAGATTTTGGAAAGCACTTGAGTGAAATCCAAAAACTGGTTGGGAAGCACTTTGAAGAGTATCAGGGTGGAGAGTTCAGAGAGGATGTTAAGCTCATCACGGAATTCCTGAGTGAGAACGCATACGGCTACGGCCAGAGCTCCTGGGGACCAACGGTCTATGGGCTGATAAAAAGGGGTGAGTATGGGAGCATAAAAGCAAAGGCTCACGATTTTCTTAAGGAACATGGAATAAAGGCCGAGCTTGAGCTGGGTATCCCGAGAAACAGGGGAGCAACAACCGTCGAAGAAAACACCTATATCTTGAGGCTCATCAACAAAGTTGCTCAGAAGTAG
- a CDS encoding CRISPR-associated endonuclease Cas3'', whose protein sequence is MIPCAYFSNGKCVETMEAHVKRGLELIEKLYIKRNYTALLGKLLGVKPDVAGDILRKVYVLHDVGKCLETFQTRRGKFSYHEFYSYLVAKDVLREFGTAGQIASVAILLHHHDWVRNTLVERPPSLRLIKECPPLIKNLSGLTIPGEVPWNKPIEEYSSVEGILRKSLRAVYALLLPTVVADNYSAACNRGGAGSMLGKEILETLEVRGWDLAGCLSSGLR, encoded by the coding sequence ATGATTCCCTGTGCGTACTTCAGCAACGGAAAGTGCGTCGAAACGATGGAAGCCCATGTAAAGCGAGGCCTTGAGCTGATCGAGAAACTCTACATCAAGAGGAACTACACCGCACTGCTGGGGAAGCTTCTCGGCGTCAAACCAGATGTTGCGGGGGATATTCTGCGGAAAGTCTACGTCCTCCATGACGTCGGCAAGTGCCTTGAGACATTCCAGACAAGGCGTGGAAAATTCTCCTACCATGAGTTCTACTCTTACCTGGTGGCAAAAGACGTTTTGAGGGAGTTTGGAACTGCGGGCCAGATAGCCTCGGTCGCAATCCTACTCCACCACCACGACTGGGTACGGAACACCCTTGTCGAAAGACCTCCGAGTTTAAGACTGATCAAGGAGTGTCCCCCACTAATTAAGAATCTCTCAGGCCTCACAATTCCCGGGGAAGTACCTTGGAACAAACCTATCGAGGAATACTCCAGCGTCGAAGGGATCCTTCGGAAAAGCCTAAGGGCAGTTTACGCACTTCTTCTGCCAACAGTGGTGGCGGACAACTACTCTGCAGCCTGCAATAGGGGGGGAGCGGGAAGTATGCTTGGAAAGGAAATCCTGGAGACCCTGGAGGTGAGGGGGTGGGATCTTGCTGGTTGTCTTTCCAGTGGGCTTCGATGA
- the folP gene encoding dihydropteroate synthase, whose translation MKFAGVSLDEPKIMGVVNVSPESFFKESVRQNEEELIETAVQMVKEGASFIDIGAKSTAPYLETQIPVEEEVRRAVWAISTIREHVRVPISIDTTNAKVAEEAIKAGADIVNDVTGLKGDSKMAMVAREYGVPVIVCAHKEVKNFTDPVHEVLDALEESLQIAYKNGIEKERIAVDPAIGFLRPKHPPWYEWDSKIIANLNLLKVFGLPILVGVSRKSFIGAITGRKDPLERLAGSLSATAIAVWNGANIVRTHDVKEALDTAKVANFIKKFRG comes from the coding sequence ATGAAGTTTGCAGGGGTAAGCTTGGATGAGCCAAAAATCATGGGAGTCGTCAACGTTTCACCCGAGAGCTTCTTCAAGGAAAGCGTTAGGCAAAATGAGGAAGAGCTGATAGAAACTGCAGTTCAAATGGTGAAGGAAGGGGCTTCCTTTATAGACATCGGGGCAAAATCCACCGCTCCATATTTGGAAACCCAGATACCGGTGGAAGAAGAGGTTAGAAGGGCGGTATGGGCGATAAGCACCATCAGAGAGCATGTTAGGGTTCCGATAAGCATAGATACAACAAATGCAAAGGTCGCCGAGGAAGCCATCAAAGCCGGAGCAGACATCGTAAACGACGTTACCGGTCTCAAAGGAGATTCAAAAATGGCGATGGTCGCCAGAGAATACGGTGTTCCGGTGATAGTTTGTGCCCATAAAGAAGTAAAGAACTTCACCGATCCAGTTCATGAAGTCCTTGATGCCCTCGAAGAGAGCCTCCAGATTGCATATAAAAACGGCATTGAAAAAGAGAGAATAGCAGTTGACCCGGCAATTGGGTTTTTAAGGCCAAAACATCCTCCATGGTACGAATGGGACTCAAAGATTATCGCAAACCTGAACCTGTTGAAAGTCTTTGGACTTCCCATTCTGGTCGGGGTATCGAGGAAGTCGTTTATAGGGGCCATAACCGGAAGAAAAGACCCGCTGGAAAGATTGGCCGGAAGTTTAAGTGCAACAGCGATAGCAGTATGGAATGGTGCTAACATTGTAAGAACCCACGACGTTAAAGAGGCCCTCGATACCGCAAAGGTGGCGAACTTCATAAAAAAGTTTAGAGGGTGA